The genomic interval CGCGAAGTGGAAGAGCTGCTGTGCGAATGGCACGAACAACACGACAGCCAGCAGCGCCGCGGTGCCGCCGACGACCCAGCGAAACGCGGCATTGGGAACGCGCAGCATCGCGACGACCGATCGCGTCCCTGATCGGTTGACGAGGATGACCACCAGGAAAGCGACGACGAGCGTTGCGAACGTGAGAGCACGCGCAGCTTCCGGCGCATGCCCGATGCGGGCGAGCATGAACACCGCCACGCAGGCAGCAAGAACGCTCAGGCCCTCTGCCACGGCGAGCGAGAGAGTCTGGCGGGAAAACAGGCGTTCATTCGGATGTCTTGGCGGCCGCCGCATGATGTCCGCCTCTGCCCCCTCCGCTTCGAAGATCAGCGTGCACGACGGGTCGATGATCAGCTCGAGGAATGCAATGTGCACCGGCAACAGGAGGAGCGAACAGCCGGCGACGAACGCTGGCAGCAGCGACAGCCCGGCGATGGGTATGTGCACGGCAAGAACGAAGGCGATGGCCTTCTTGATGTTGTCGAAGATGCGGCGGCCCAGCCTCACGGCAGCGACGATTGATGAGAAGTCGTCGTCGAGCAGCACGAGCGACGCTGCCTCGCGTGCGACGTCCGTTCCACGGCCTCCCATGGCGATGCCGATGTGCGCCGCCGCTTGAGTGCGGGGGCGTCGTTGACTCCATCGCCCGTCATCGCGACCACCTCCCCGTTCGTTTTGAGTGCGGTAACGAGGCGGAGCTTCTGCTCTGGGATCACCCGGGCGAACACCTGCACGTCCTGGACGCGTCGTGCGAAGAGGGGCCGCAGGCCTCTATGTGACCTGCGAGACGCTCCTGGGTCCTGAGCGAACACGGGAAATCGTCGAGCGGATGAGTGCAATGCCTGACGTACGTGTCGCTCCGTATCGCAAGCCCGCTGGCTGATTGCACACGCTGAATGTCGCGCATCGTCGGTCTAAACGGGCTGCGAAGTCGTCTTGACTGCCGCGACGGCGCGCTGTCGCCAGAAGTGAGCTGGGAGGAGACAGATGGCAATCAGCACCAGCTGGGAACCGATGAAGCCGGCGAGGGCGCGGAAAGCGCTGTCCATGAATCCGTACGAGTGGAGCCCCACTCCGAGCATGTTTACGCCGAACCACGACAAGCTGGTGATCACGTTTCCGAAGATCGCCATCGCCATGATGCCCTTTTCACGAACGTAGCCTCCCCAGCGAGCGTGGAGGATCACGGCGTTCCAGAGGACGATGAGAAGCGCGCCGTTCTCCTTCGGGTCCCAGCCCCAGAACCGTCCCCACGACTGATCCGCCCAGATGCCGCCCAGCACCGTTCCGACGAAGCTGAAGAACAGTGAGAAGCAGATCACCCCGTAGGTCATCGAGACCAGCGTCCGGCTGTTGGTGGAATCAGGACGCCGGCTG from Deltaproteobacteria bacterium carries:
- a CDS encoding cytochrome C assembly protein: PPVTNLYSSAVFVGWTAVVLGIALERIYRKGFGTAVAAASGFASLIVAHHLMGDGDTMEMMRAVLDSNFWLATHVITITIGYGGTFLAGALAIGYTLRRHLSRRPDSTNSRTLVSMTYGVICFSLFFSFVGTVLGGIWADQSWGRFWGWDPKENGALLIVLWNAVILHARWGGYVREKGIMAMAIFGNVITSLSWFGVNMLGVGLHSYGFMDSAFRALAGFIGSQLVLIAICLLPAHFWRQRAVAAVKTTSQPV